Within the Megalops cyprinoides isolate fMegCyp1 chromosome 10, fMegCyp1.pri, whole genome shotgun sequence genome, the region cgcacacacacacacacacacacaaaatatgagGGGTAAATGGGAACCCTGGACACCCACATCTCCATTGCTGTTCAACAGAATGGTCTGGAACTGGTCCCCGCAGCCCCAGGAGTTCTGGGTCTTCCACACCAGGTCAGATGGGGGGTTGTGAGTGCCGCCCGCTCCCGATGCCCAAATCTGTGTGGCACAAGCAAAGATCAGAGAAGCCCTTGCTTCTGATTACACTCTTTTGATGTTTTGCTCTTGATGTTGTATAATGGtgtcacacatatacagtataaggTATATGTCCGTCTAGTATTTTCTAATGTCTTGTAACTTTGTAGCATCAGCCTGGGTAACTATGGTGACATTAATTCATCTTACCGTGACATTCTGACCCGCCTTCAGAATGAATTTTGGGGGGAATTTGTAGGCAATGGGGGTCTGTGAGCCCACCTGCCTCTTCACTTGCCAGTGCCCCATTGGCTGGTCCTGAGGGAGGAAAAGACATGAGTACATAGTATTAATACATTATACTCCTGACAAAAATCcagtaaatgcatatttaatgcataCATTAAGTTTCTGAATGTTAAAGTTAGCAAACAAAGGTTTATGGACATTAAAAGTTGTTTTGGGTTTTTAGAGTCAATAGATAAGTGGGAGCTATCTCAAGCACTTACTGCTTACCCAAAtaaattctgattttatttttttttctgtttgtcaccATCAAGATTAAcaatttgcacaaaaaaagtttttaaaaactCTAAACAACCTGCAAACCACTTTTTACAACATGCCACAGAGCTGCACTGTTATCAGTTAGCTTCTGGCACGTGTTATATGGTTATGGACAGCGGACAGCGGACAGTGCAGTAAACGCTAAAAAAGATCACAGAATTACAGAATGAAACACAATTTCTCCGCAACGCTGGGCACACACTTTAGTCACATCCTTTTCTTCTCACCTCATCAGATTTGTTGCTGAGCCGCACATACTTCCCCTCCTGGTCAACCTCATCCACAGTGACACGGCCACTGGCAGAAGCCTGCTGTACAATACGAGTGCGAGCAACAGCACCACCTGCTGTACTGGAGGTctcactgtcattgtcattgatCCGGCGCTTCTTGCCAGAGGAGCTGTGGGCACTGGAGTGGACAGAGCGGCTGTGTGTTCCTGAGCCTGATGTGCGGGTCACTGTGACCCTAGTTGGGGGTGGACTGGGGGACAGACGCAACCTGGGGGTAGGAGAAAAGGGACAGAAGTAATTCCAGAAAAGATCTAAGATGCTGTGCAACAAAATGAGTCTTGCTTTTGAAAACCCAACATGAAAGCTGAGGTCAGAGAAGACaactgcactgtgtttttggAGAGAGAACCAGAATGATTCAATGTAAAAGTATGTGCACACTCACTTCGCCAACTCCCTCTGCGCTGTATTttcatggctgtgtgtgtgtgtgtgtgttcctctcacctttcctcttctccctccaaTAGTTTCCTGTAGGCGCAGATCTCCATATCCAGGGCCAGCTTGAtgtccagcagctcctggtactcatccagctgctgctgcatgcGCTGCCTCATCTCGgtcatctccctctccttgtcctcCAGACGGCGGCGCATGACATCCCTCTCCCGGGCCAGCGCTTCCTCCAGCTCCCGCACCTTGGCCTCTCGTGCAGCCAGCTGGGACAGGTGGAGAGAAAGGGTTATATAATGCCCAAGCTCACTGTGCATATTTCTTATGTATAGAGCGACTAACTTTCAGAATCCATCAGGGCCAATGGATTCTGATGATGCCAGAGTACAGGATGACTATACAATTTCTTATAATGACAACTGATAAACACTGTAGCAGTGTCAATGCTAATTGATTGGCTCAGTGACAGTCCAAGAGTCACTTATATATTTGTCTGAAATATCACCGGCCCATTCATGAAATCGGgataaatttattttcattgtgataATAAAGGAATAGTAATGTGACTGGTTTGTGTGCAAGTGATCAGTTGTCAAAGCCTGACATCATATCTGTAGAACTGCTGATCAGTACAGTGTGAATGGAGAGTGGAGAAAGCTGACCTGTTTCTGCAGCTGACTGAGCTGGCCAGAGAGAGTGTCCAGGCGCACCCGGGTCTGCTGTAGCTCCTCATGTGCTGCCCCCACCAGGTGACTGTTCCTGTCAGCTGACTGACGCGCATTCTCGAGCTGAcgacacacacaagcacagtgaCATCAGCCAGGAACTGCTAGGACGTGTTCAAAAAGTCACACAACTTATGCCCTACACATTCAAACAACTTTAGCTGATTTAACACTACAAATGGTTCATCTCATTTCTCAGGAAAACACCCCAGTACCTTGTCCCATGAAACACTGCGGTTCCCATGATGAGTACATGTATTATGAAAAAGCTTGACTGATGGCTCCTCAGGCAAACAATAATATCTGTTCTCCTGCATTAAAACTGTTCTCATGATAAAGTTTCTGCCTATGGCAGGGCAGTAATGGGTCACATGATAGTGTTGAGGACAGTGTTTACTTATTCAAGTCATTAAGATACCTGTAGTTCAATGTGGTACCATTACAAGATACCTGTGGAtccatgagaaaataaaaatccagGGAGAATGTACTTTTCTCTCCAGAAAGTGTCAAACTAATTTCAATGTCCAATCAAACACTGTATACATATTTAAGGGTAATCATAAAATGAAACtaggaaagaaaaatgtttggatGGTGAAGATtgcatttaaatcaaataaCTGAATAATGGGAGCTGTCAAGCAAGCTAGGCCCATTCCAGTCCTCCAAGACAACATTagctgcattgtgggatatgcctccacacacactgcatgagTTGTCTCCCGTACCTTGGCACTGTAGGTCTTCTCGATCTCCTCCTTGTACATGCTAAGCTGCTGGTCGTGTTGGGCACGCAGCTCTATCAGGGCTTCGGCCAGCTTGCTCTCGAACTCCTGCTGCCGGCCGCTGTCTATCTCCACCATGCGCGACTCGTGCCGCCGCTTTGTTTCCCGCAGCTCCTGGAGGAGACAGACGATCGTGGCATCACAGAGCGAGCCGCCGCAGGCCTCCGAAGGCAGGAGGTCACACTGGGCGCTCGCAGCAAGAGCGGATTGAATTCCAGCTCTTAGTTATTCTCTTGTGTGGTATCAGCTAACACACAGCGTACTGAGagtgaaaagagagacaggcagctAACAAAGTATTATGTAGATGCATATATGTAGTGCTGTGGGGCTGCGGTACAGTTAATACTGTCACAAAGTGTGCTTCCATAGCATTTAAATATGCACTTAGATGCATAGGTGATGTATAAAGTGATATTACTCTATTCTCTCAAATTCCTGCATCTGTTTTGTTAGCAGCCGGTTCACAGCCCCTGCTTGTGTCTGGTCTGGGTCTGTGCTTTCCCTGTGTTGTCTGTAATTTAAAGAGCTGGAGCACAGTGGATATTCACCCTAATTCTTGGTTTCAGGAAGgctggggggagtggggggtttgATTGACTGACCTCACTGTAGATGTTCTTCTGGAATTCCAGCTCCTCCTTCAGGGTCTGGATGCGGTTCTCGGCATCCACCCTCCTCAGCATCTCATCCTGAAGTTGTTTTTTGGCATCAGCCAGGCCTCCTTCCAGCTGCCATTGCATTGCCATAGTACAACAAGGGTCAATGGAAGGCAATAATGATTTTCCATGAGAGCTATACAGAGAAATACCAGGAATCACACATCTTACAATTCCACATGATGGCTACAGCTGGAGAGAGCGAGGGCAACAGGGGACAGCAGGCCCTAGGCCTTCTTTAAACTCCTCAGCTTCCCATCAAGTCATATGGTAGGAATGCAACTTGCACCACCTGATTAAACCACAGTCCACCCCCGCCATGCcaaacattcataaaagcaATAGTCCTACTCCAGTCCTTCAGCTGAGCTGctttcacccacacacagaaacattggTTCCTGAGTGCTAAACCCAGAAGGACATCCCTTTTCTTTATGAATTTATAGGTCTACACCTCACTTCGTGGAGAGAGGAGCTTGAAATGTGGTCACATTAAAGGATAGGTTGGGGTAAATTCACtgcttttgtgtatttgttctCCAGGAGAATTTCACTTTCTTCGCATTAGTAATCACTAGTTTTCACTTCATTTAATGCGCTAGACCCACGCACTGTTGTAAACTATTGTAATTACACAACCCTACAATTGTACAAAATGAGAGAGTGTTGCTTGTTCCGGTAACATGGCATACTTTTAAATAAGCTGTAGTTCTTCACATGACCACAAGGTGGGAGCATCTCCAgcagaaacaatatttttttgagATATTCAGTATTTACTCCTCTCCAGTCTATGCCAACTCTTCTGCCACCACTTAACTGttgaacaacagaaaacagcagaactgCAAACATAATCTTAAAGTATTAATGTTTGGGTGTATTTACACACATGATCTACAGGCAGGACATGAAAAGAGTCTAAAAGTTTAATCTGCCCAGGGTATATCAGACCAGTGACCCATACTAACTCTAGAAAATAACTGATATTAAAAAAACCCGACTGTGAAGTTAGTTAAATGAGACATCATAGCAGATTTATTAGCACATACATAAAGcataaatgcagagagagagagagagagagagagctaatgGCACATAAAACCACTGGAAATTTTACTCTAGGGGTGCCAGTTACTAATCCTGTCCTACAAGTCCTGGAGGAGGAAGGCAAATCATTCAAATGAAGTCCTGAAATATGGTTGAAGTGCAAGCTGAAAAACAATACTGTTGAACTGATCATTTCCTGATACGTCAATGCACCTTTGATACCAAGTGATTGCAGCAATACTGCACAATTTTCTTTAAAGGGATTCTGCATTCAACCCATACAGATCATCGAATGATTGGTAGCTGTACTTTTAAACGCATCCTAGCAGTAGAAAATCTGACCTTGGCAAGCTGGGCCTTCAGGTCACGCACTTCCACCTCCAGGTTACGCTTCTCCCCCAGGGCAGTGGTCAAAGTGGCATCTTTGGAATTGAGCAGTGCCTCCAGATCCTTCAGTCTGGCTAGCGCACCCTCCAGGTCAGCTTCCTTcttgctgtttctgtggaaataaaGGCGTGTAGATTCAACTCACAGGCTCTCGCATTAagatacatatacaaatataaaataaatacaaatatacaaatatataataaatacatataaaatacaaacacatttgtaaCAACGAATTCTATTCTCTGTTCCATCTGTAAGCAATTCTTGTTATTGGGCTGCCATCACATTCATGCGcctaaaatattttgttcaaagAGTAGCCACGGAATCcccattcatttttgaatactTTGCGTGGGCGCTTGCATgggtgcatgtatgcatgtgcgtgtctgtgatTGTACTcaactgtgcatgtgtgagagagagagggggctaGCCCGTGCTACTGAGGGAACGCTTTAACAATAAGAGGTGAAAATATTTATCGATactataacaaaaaaaaggaacatttaaGACAAGCAAGGTTGACAACAGTGACAATGAGAAATTTGTGTTGTTATGTGAGTTCAGGAATTAATTAAAGCTAAGCAGGAAACAGATACagcatgttttattgtattcagTGCAGTCAAATTTCCATTGACATTAATGAGGCCCGTCTGTCTCAGAGATGGCTTCCAGACCATTAACCTCGCCTTTGTTGTGCCTCTTCCTCTGCCAGCAGCTCACAATCACATcca harbors:
- the LOC118784976 gene encoding lamin-A-like codes for the protein METPRQKRAAASSGSSPISPTRITRLQEKEDLSNLNDRLAIYIDKVRSLEAENAGLRLRITESETEVSRELSGMKAAYETELADARKTLDSVAKERARLQLELGKVRDEYKELKARNSKKEADLEGALARLKDLEALLNSKDATLTTALGEKRNLEVEVRDLKAQLAKLEGGLADAKKQLQDEMLRRVDAENRIQTLKEELEFQKNIYSEELRETKRRHESRMVEIDSGRQQEFESKLAEALIELRAQHDQQLSMYKEEIEKTYSAKLENARQSADRNSHLVGAAHEELQQTRVRLDTLSGQLSQLQKQLAAREAKVRELEEALARERDVMRRRLEDKEREMTEMRQRMQQQLDEYQELLDIKLALDMEICAYRKLLEGEEERLRLSPSPPPTRVTVTRTSGSGTHSRSVHSSAHSSSGKKRRINDNDSETSSTAGGAVARTRIVQQASASGRVTVDEVDQEGKYVRLSNKSDEDQPMGHWQVKRQVGSQTPIAYKFPPKFILKAGQNVTIWASGAGGTHNPPSDLVWKTQNSWGCGDQFQTILLNSNGDEMAMRKVTRTLFHDVDDDDEMAAHSTCGDGEYNLRSRTVICGSCGQPSEKAGAGSVTVSSGVSSASASRSFRSSGGGLPEGLVSHSFVVGNNLPRQSGPSAENCTIM